A DNA window from Primulina tabacum isolate GXHZ01 chromosome 12, ASM2559414v2, whole genome shotgun sequence contains the following coding sequences:
- the LOC142520170 gene encoding uncharacterized protein LOC142520170 produces MKLSCTDPNEIVNLEEADVRIGEERLSRCLVAKVFSSKTINREAFRQQMPRTLQTERHMIIEATCENTYVFEFYSHRDWNRVLIGGPWNFSRNLLVFKELTGLSNPRSMSFKETNIWFQLHNIPLAFMHEDLLTKLGHQIGQVIEVDRGENGTCLGRFARIIIRLDITKPLRKCMRISVMREEEDIIILLVYEKLPDFCYACGRLGHSLRDCDEESANKVNLGFGAWMRASSHVGSVRGSRTGGVKQDGPRNDEKSPEASNQPDSQALTHLESDINYN; encoded by the coding sequence ATGAAACTCTCTTGCACAGATCCGAATGAAATTGTGAACCTCGAAGAAGCGGACGTCCGGATAGGGGAGGAACGTTTATCTCGCTGTTTAGTAGCCAAAGTATTCTCATCAAAGACCATTAATCGAGAAGCATTTCGACAACAAATGCCTCGTACGCTACAGACTGAGAGGCACATGATCATCGAGGCGACATGTGAGAATACTTATGTCTTTGAGTTTTATTCCCATCGTGATTGGAATAGGGTCTTGATTGGTGGACCATGGAATTTTTCTCGAAACCTCCTGGTGTTTAAAGAATTGACTGGGTTGAGCAATCCAAGATCCATGTCTTTTAAGGAAACAAATATATGGTTTCAACTTCATAATATTCCATTAGCGTTTATGCATGAAGATCTATTAACAAAGCTTGGACATCAAATAGGGCAGGTTATTGAGGTGGATCGAGGGGAGAATGGGACTTGCCTGGGTCGCTTTGCCAGAATTATAATCCGTCTTGATATCACAAAGCCGCTGAGAAAATGCATGCGTATTAGTGTCATGAGGGAGGAAGAGGACATCATTATTTTACTTGTGTATGAAAAGCTTCCAGATTTCTGTTATGCGTGTGGAAGGTTAGGCCACTCACTTCGAGACTGTGATGAAGAATCAGCTAACAAAGTGAATCTTGGTTTTGGAGCGTGGATGAGGGCATCTTCCCACGTTGGGAGTGTCCGGGGCAGTAGAACTGGTGGGGTTAAACAAGATGGTCCACGAAATGATGAGAAATCTCCAGAAGCTTCGAACCAGCCTGACTCTCAAGCCTTGACTCACCTGGAATCAGATATCAATTATAACTAA